A window from Candidatus Eisenbacteria bacterium encodes these proteins:
- a CDS encoding branched-chain amino acid ABC transporter permease, with protein sequence MLTSAWLWVPAALLLFGLEKGLAAALNPYVVRILILSGINIILAVSLNLINGFTGQFSLGHAGFMAVGGYAAAAFDVYVGPSLGPGMGLAAFLISLVIGAIAAAAAGLLIGIPTLRLRGDYLAIATLGFGEIIRVLILNLEFLGGARGFPNIPARANFFWVYLAVAGCVVFHANLIRSRHGRALLAIRDDEIAAESLGVPTTRYKVTAFVIGSAFAGLAGGLFGHYLMYLHTNSFTFM encoded by the coding sequence ATCCTCACGAGCGCCTGGCTCTGGGTGCCGGCCGCGCTCCTCCTGTTCGGCCTCGAGAAGGGACTGGCCGCGGCGCTCAATCCCTATGTCGTGCGCATCCTCATTCTGAGCGGGATCAACATCATCCTCGCCGTCAGCCTTAACCTGATCAACGGCTTCACCGGGCAGTTCAGCCTCGGGCACGCCGGATTCATGGCGGTCGGCGGATACGCCGCCGCGGCCTTCGATGTCTATGTAGGCCCCTCCCTCGGGCCCGGCATGGGCCTCGCCGCATTCCTGATCTCGCTCGTCATCGGGGCCATTGCCGCCGCGGCCGCGGGGCTCCTGATCGGGATCCCGACACTCCGCCTGAGGGGCGACTACCTGGCGATCGCGACTCTGGGCTTCGGCGAGATCATCCGCGTGCTGATCCTGAACCTCGAGTTCCTGGGGGGCGCGCGCGGCTTCCCGAACATCCCCGCGAGGGCCAACTTCTTCTGGGTCTACCTCGCGGTGGCCGGCTGCGTGGTCTTTCACGCGAACCTGATCCGGTCGCGCCACGGCCGGGCGCTTCTGGCGATTCGCGATGACGAGATCGCCGCAGAGAGCCTGGGCGTGCCGACGACCCGCTACAAGGTGACCGCCTTCGTGATCGGCTCCGCCTTCGCGGGGCTCGCCGGAGGTCTCTTCGGGCACTACTTGATGTACCTCCACACGAACAGCTTCACGTTCATGAA